Proteins from a single region of Brassica napus cultivar Da-Ae unplaced genomic scaffold, Da-Ae ScsIHWf_883;HRSCAF=1252, whole genome shotgun sequence:
- the LOC106345711 gene encoding putative F-box protein At3g17500 has protein sequence MTRDALRLLYLPWDLVIEILSRVLTTSVRRLRFTCKRWNALFKDQEFIKKHMDKAPKQCKVLTLSDSKVYSMNVNLNGIHDNVVDPQTLLSLNDFHNPEQFKIYKIFHCNGLLLCTTTDLKLVVWNPFTGQIRWIPYSDHYKDDSKFVLGYENNKSRQTYKILRYSLEDYQVVDHGVYDFESHSWKNLNDVVPKNCSVTSKGVSLKGNIYWIAHKNYEEDLLLTFDFSTEKFRCLSIPFPSVDDDCVATALSVVREEQLSVLYSSVFNTRPKIEIWMTIHDKIDQTKVVSWSKFLSLELDENNPQITVSSFFMDEEKKAAVLCDLDYRNKRNKDMVYIVGEDNLLMKIPVGESRLQFLRPVIHNYVPSLVRIQQGGVMTRERKRKNRH, from the coding sequence ATGACAAGAGATGCATTGAGGCTGCTCTACCTTCCATGGGATTTAGTAATTGAGATACTATCTAGAGTTCTGACCACATCTGTGAGACGATTACGTTTTACTTGCAAGCGATGGAACGCTTTATTCAAAGATCAGGAGTTCATCAAGAAGCACATGGATAAAGCACCAAAGCAGTGTAAGGTTCTCACGTTGAGTGATTCAAAGGTTTATTCAATGAATGTAAATCTCAATGGGATTCACGACAACGTTGTTGATCCACAAACGTTGCTGAGCCTAAACGATTTCCACAATCCGGAACAATtcaagatatataaaatatttcactGCAACGGGTTATTGTTATGCACTACCACGGACTTAAAACTCGTGGTTTGGAACCCTTTTACTGGCCAAATCAGGTGGATCCCATACAGTGATCATTACAAGGATGATTCCAAGTTTGTTCTTGGATACGAAAATAACAAGTCTCGCCAAACCTATAAAATCTTGAGGTACAGTCTTGAAGATTATCAAGTTGTTGACCATGGAGTctatgattttgagtctcattcGTGGAAGAATCTTAATGACGTGGTCCCCAAAAACTGCAGCGTAACATCAAAGGGAGTGTCTTTGAAGGGGAATATTTATTGGATTGCCCATAAAAACTATGAAGAGGATCTCTTACTTACTTTCGATTTTTCAACAGAGAAGTTTAGGTGTTTGTCTATTCCTTTTCCGAGTGTCGATGATGATTGTGTTGCTACAGCTCTCTCAGTTGTTAGAGAAGAACAATTATCAGTATTATATAGCAGTGTTTTCAATACACGTCCAAAGATTGAGATATGGATGACGATACATGATAAGATTGATCAGACCAAAGTTGTGTCGTGGAGCAAGTTTTTATCACTGGAACTAGACGAGAATAATCCTCAGATAACTGTCTCAAGTTTCTTTATGGACGAGGAGAAGAAAGCTGCCGTGTTATGCGATCTGGATTATAGGAATAAGAGGAATAAGGACATGGTATACATTGTTGGAGAGGACAATCTGTTAATGAAAATACCCGTAGGAGAATCTAGATTGCAATTTTTGCGTCCAGTTATTCACAATTATGTTCCAAGCTTGGTTCGAATCCAACAGGGTGGAGTAATGACACGAgaacgaaaaagaaaaaaccgGCATTAG